From Micromonospora echinaurantiaca:
AGGTCTACCTGGACGTCATCGTCAACCACACCGCCGACGTCATCCGCTACGGCGAGTCCGCCACCTACGTGGACAAGGCGACCGCGCCGTACCGGGACGCGCAGGGGCGTGCCTTCGAGGATCGCAACTACGCCGACGGCAGCCGCGACTTCCCGCCGGTGAACGCGCAGTCCTTCCCGTACCCGCCGACGTTCGCCAACCCGGCGGACGCGAAGGTCAAGGTGCCGGCGTGGCTGAACGACCCGACGATGTACCACAACCGGGGCGACTCCACCTTCGCCGGTGAGAACAGCGAGTACGGCGACTTCTTCGGCCTGGACGACCTGTGGACCGAGCGTCCCGAGGTGGTGCGCGGGCTCACCGAGGTCTACTCCGACTGGGTGGTGCAGACCGGCGTCGACGGCTTCCGGCTGGACACCGTCAAGCACGCCAACCTGGAGTTCTGGCCGCAGTTCAGCCAGGGCGTCGAGCGGGCCGCCGCCCGCGCCGGCAAGCCGGACTTCTTCATGTTCGGCGAGGTCTACAGCGCCGACCCGGAGATCACCTCGACGTACGTGCGGCGCGGCGGCCTGCCGGCCACCCTCGACTTCGCCTTCCAGGAGGCGGCCCGCGGCTACACCGCCGGCGACGGCTCGGCCAAGGCCCTCGCCGACGTGTACGCCCGCGACGACCTCTACAACTCCCGGGACACCGACGCGGGCCGGCTGACCACCTTCCTCGGCAACCACGACATGGGCCGGATCGGCGGGTTCATCGCCAACGGCGGCACCGACCCGGCCAGCCACCTGCACCGCGACCGGCTCGCCCACGAGCTGATGTTCCTCACCCGCGGCCAGCCGGTGGTCTACTCCGGCGACGAGCAGGGCTTCACCGGCCCGGGCGGCGACAAGGACGCCCGGCAGGACATGTTCGCCTCGCGTACCCCCGACTACCTCGACGACGACCTGCTCGGCACCGACCGCACCCACGCGGTCGACCAGTACGACCCGGCGCACCCGCTCTACCGGGCCATCGCCGAGCTGGGTCGGCTGCGCCAGGCCCACCCGGCGCTGCGCGACGGGGTGCAGGTCACCCGGTACGCCGCCGACGGGCCCGGCGTCTTCGCCTTCTCCCGGATCGACCCGAAGCAGCGCACCGAGTACGTGGTCGCGGTGAACAACGCCGCCACCGAGCAGACTGTCACCGTGGACACCTGGTCGGCCGGTGCCACCTTCACCGGCGTCTACGGCGGATCGGCCGCCCCGGTCGCCGCCGCCGACGGCAAGCTCACCCTGACCGTGCCGCCGCTGTCGGCCGTGGTGCACCGCGCCGGCACGCCGATCGCGCTGACCGACGGCGCGCCCTCGGTCACCATCACCACCCCCGCCCCGGACCAGCCGGTCGCCACCAAGGCCGTGGTCACCGCGCAGGTCACCGGGGACCCGCTGGCCACCGTCACGGTCGCCGCCCGGGTCGCCGGCGGCCGGTGGACCCTGCTCGGCAGCGCCGACCGGGCCCCGTACACGGTGCACCACGACCTGGCCGGGCTGGCCGCGGGCACGACGATCGAGTACAAGGCGGTGGTACGCGACGGCAAGGGGCGGACCGCCACCGCCCGCTCCACCGCCACCGTGGGCACCCCGGGGCAGGCATCCTCGCGGGACTGGGTGGTGGTGCACTACCAGCGCCCGGCGGGCGACTACCCGGACTGGAGCCTGTACGCCTGGGGCGACATCGACCCCGGCTACGTCACCGAGTGGCCCACCGGGCAGCCGTTCGCGGGCACCGACTCGTACGGCCGGTTCGCCTGGGTGAAGCTCAAGCCCGGGGCGAAGTCGGTCGGCTTCCTGGTGGTCGACAAATTCGGCAACAAGGACGTCGAGCAGGACCGCACCATCGACGTGACACAGACCGGTGAGGTGTGGGTCAAGCAGGGTGACCCGACCATCCACCCGAGCCGGGAGGCGGCCACCGGCGAGCCGGACCCGCCGGTCGCCGACGGCACCGCGGTCATCCACTACCGCCGGGCCGACGGCAACTACGACGGCTGGGGCCTGCACCTCTGGGACGGCGCGGCCAACCCGACCGACTGGGCCACCCCGATGCCGCCGACCAGCGTCGACTCGTTCGGCGCGGTGTTCCGGGTGCCGCTGGCGGCCGGCGCCACCGGGCTGAGCTACATCATCCACTCCGGAGACGAGAAGGACCTGCCGGAGGACCAGCGGCTCGACTTCGCCGACGCCGGGCGGGAGGTCTGGCTGCTCGCCGGCGTCCGGGGCCGGCTGCTGCCGTCGACCGCCACCGGCACCGGCCGGGACACCGACATCACCAGGCAGCGGGCGCACTGGATCGACCGGTCCACCGTCGCCTGGCCGACCGGGTCCACCGACGGCAAGGCGTACGCCCTGGTGGCCGCGCCGTCCGGCGGGGTGAGCGTGGTCGACGGCGAGCTGGCCGGCACGTACACCTCGCTGCCGCTGCGGGCGCAGCGCAACGGGCTCACCGAGGCCCAGCGCGCGGCCTTCCCGCACCTGTGGGCCTACCAGAGCTTCACCCTGGACCGGCGGGACCTGGCCAGGGTGCCGGCCGCCCTGCGCGGCCAGCTGCTGGTGACCGAGCGGGACGCCGAGGGCGAGCTGCTCGCCGCCACCGGCGTGCAGCTCCCCGGGGTGCTCGACGACCTCTACGCCCGGGCCACCGACGCCCGCCTCGGCCCCACCTTCTCCGGCGGGGTGCCGACGCTGTCGGTCTGGGCGCCCACCGCCCGCACGGTCTCGCTCCAGCTCTTCGACTCGCCCACCGGGCAGCCGAAGACGGTGGCGATGAGCCGGGACGACCGCACCGGCGTGTGGTCGGTGCGCGGCGCGCGCAACTGGGTCGGGAAGTACTACCGCTACCAGGTCGAGGTGTGGCAGCCGGCGGCCCAGCGGGTGGTCACCGCCGCGGTGACCGACCCGTACTCGCTGGCGCTCGCGCCGAACTCGACGCACAGCCAGCTCGTCGACCTCACCGACCCGAAACTCGCCCCGCCCGGCTGGGCGAAGCTGCGCAAGCCGGCGGCGGTGCCGTCGACCCGGGCGCAGATCTCCGAGCTGTCGGTGCGGGACTTCTCCATCGCCGACACCACCGTGCCGGCGCAGCGGCGCGGCACCTACCTGGCGTTCACCGACCCCGGCACGGCCGGCATGAAGCACCTCAGGTCGCTCGGCGAGGCCGGGGTGACCCACCTGCACCTGCTGCCCGCGTTCGACTTCGCCACCATCCCCGAGCGCCGGGCCGACCAGCGGCAGCCGGCCTGTGACCTGGCCGCGCTGCCGCCGGACTCGGACGAGCAGCAGAAGTGCGTGGCGGCCGTCGCCGACACCGACGGCTACAACTGGGGGTACGACCCGCTGCACTACACGGTCCCCGAGGGCGGCTACGCGGTCGACCCGGCCGGGGCGCAGCGGACCACCGAGTTCCGGCAGATGGTCGCCGGCCTCAACGGCGCCGGCCTGCGGGTGGTGATGGACGTCGTCTACAACCACACCTCGGCCGCCGGCACGGACCCGAAGTCGGTGCTCGACCAGGTGGTGCCCGGCTACTACCACCGGCTGCTGGAGGACGGCACGGTCGCGAACTCGACCTGCTGCGCCAACACCGCCCCGGAGCACGCGATGATGGGCAAGCTGGTGGTGGACTCCCTGGTCACCTGGGCCCGGGCGTACAAGGTGGACGGGTTCCGGTTCGACCTGATGGGGCACCACCCGAAGGCGAACATCGTGGCCGTGCGGCAGGCGCTGGACAAGCTGACCGTGGCCCGCGACGGCGTGGACGGGAAGTCGATCCTGCTCTACGGCGAGGGCTGGAACTTCGGCGAGGTGGCGAACGGCGCCCGCTTCGTGCAGGCCACCCAGGCGAACATGGCCGGCACCGGGATCGGCACCTTCAACGACCGGCTCCGCGACGCGGTGCGCGGCGGCGGGCCGTTCGACGCCAACCCGCGCCAGCAGGGCTTCGCCTCCGGCCTGTTCACCGACCCCAACGGCGACCCGGTGAACGGGTCGGCGGCCGACCAGCGGGTCCGGCTGCTGCACCAGCACGACCTGATCAAGGTGGGGCTGACCGGCAACCTGGCCGGCTACCGGTTCACCAACGCCGCCGGCGAGCGGGTCACCGGCGCCCAGGTCGACTACAACGGCTCGCCCGCCGGCTACACCGCGGCGCCGGGGGAGGCAGTCACCTACGTCGACGCCCACGACAACGAGATCCTGTACGACGCGCTGGCGTACAAGCTGCCGCAGGACACCTCGGCGGCGGACCGGTCCCGGATGCAGGTGCTCGCCTTGAGCACCGTGGTGATGGGACAGGGCACCGGCTTCGTCACCACCGGCACCGAGCGGCTGCGCTCGAAGTCGCTGGACCGCAACTCGTACAACTCGGGGGACTGGTTCAACCAGATCCGGTGGGACTGCGCCCAGGGCAACGGGTTCGGCGCCGGCCTGCCGCCCGCGCAGGACAACCAGGACAAGTGGTCGTACGCCCGGCCGCTGCTGGCCGACCCGGCGCTGGTGCCGGACTGCGCGGCGATCGACACCACCGCCGCCCGGTACGCCGAACTGCTGCGGATCCGGGCGTCCTCGCCGGTGTTCGGGCTGACCACCGCCGAGCAGGTGCAGCGGCGGGTGGCGTTCCCGGTGTCCGGCGCGGCGGAGACCCCGGGCGTGCTGACCATGACGCTGGACGGTCGGGGCCTGGATCCACGGTGGACGTCGGTTACGGTGGTCTTCAACGCCACCGCGGAGACGGCGACGCAGCGGCTGACCGGGCTGCGCGGGGCGGACGTGACGCTGCACCCGGTGCTGCGCACCTCGGCCGACCCGGTGCTGCGGACCGCCTCGTTCGACGCGTCGACCGGCACGTTCACCGTGCCGGCGCGGAGCGTCGCGGTGTTCGTGCAGCGCTAGTGCGCACGGGGTCGGCCCCCTGCCACCTCGGGTGGCAGGGGGCCGACCTTTCCGTCGCTGTTACGGCTGTCGCGTTGCTCAGTCGAAGCAGTCCTCGACGGTGTTGGCGCAGTTGGTGGGGTCGTTGTCGGTGATGGTGGAGTCGTCGTCGAGCTTGACCTTGCCATCGTTGTTGAAGATGCCGCCGGCGATCCCCTTGTGGTTCTTGTCCTTGCCGTTGTCCCAACCGTTGTCCCGGTCGTTGTCCTTCTCGTTGCCGTTGTCGGCCTTGTTCTTGGTGACCTTGGTGTTGGTCAGGGTCACCTTGCCTTCGTTGTTGTAGATGCCGCCGCCGTTCTTGCCGGCGAAGTTCTCCTTGATCTTGGTGTCGCGCAGGACCAGGGTGGCCCCGTCGTCCTCGCGGTCGTCGCGGTCCTTGTGGTTGGACCAGTTGCCGCCGTTGTGCTTGTCCTCGAAGGGCTTGCCGTTGAAGACGCCGCCACCGAAGCGGTTCGCGCTGTTCTCGAGGATCTCGCTGTCGGTGACGGTGGCCGTGGCGCGCTTCTCCTCGTCCTTGTCCTGGCCGTTGGACCAGTGGTTCTTCTTGTCCTTGTCGTCGCTGCTGACGTTGTAGATGCCGCCGCCGTCCTGGTGGGCCTTGTTCTTCTCGATCTTGCTGTTGTCGACCTTCAGGACCGTGTCGACGGCGGCGATGCCGCCGCCGTTCTCGCCGGCGGTGTTGTTCTTGATGAAGGTCCAGCTGACCTCGACGAAGCCGTCGTTGCTGAACAGGCCGCCGCCGTTCTTCTTGGCGGTGTTGCCCTCGATCAGGGTCTTCTCGATCGTGACCGTGCCGGCCTTGTCGTCGTCGCGCTTGTCGCGGTCGTCGTGGCGGCCGCCGCTGTTGTGGTTGTCCTTGCCGTGGTTGTCCTTGTCCTTGTCCTTGTCCTTGTCGCCGTGGCCGTTGGCGACGCCGCCGCCGTTCTTGCCCGCGGTGTTGTTGGTGATGCGCGACTCGGGGCCCTTGCCGTCGTGGGAGCCCTTGACGTCGAGGATGCCGGCGTTGAAGATGGCGCCGCCGTCCTTTCCGGCGTGGTTGTTGTCGAAGGTGCTGCCCTCGGCCTTGACCCGGCCGAAGTTGGCGACGGCACCGCCGTTGTTCTCGGCGCTGTTGAGGAAGAACTTGGTGTTCACCAGGTGGGCCTCGCCGCCGCGTTCGACCAGCAGGCCACCGCCGTCGCCCTCGTGCTCCTTGTCGTCCTTGCGGTCCCGGTCCTTGCCGTCCTTGCCGTTCCAGTCCTTGCCGTCCTTGCCGTCCTTGCCGTCCTTGCCGGACGGCGCCTGGGCGGCCGCCCGCTGCGCGGCCGCCTTCTGGACGGCAGCCTTCAGGGCCTCCGCCAGCTTGGCCTGCGCCGCCTGCTGCGCAGCCGTCTGCTGCCCGGCCGCCGGCTGGGCCGGGGCGGGCGCCGGGGCAGGAGCACCGCCGCCGGTCCCGGACTGGTTGCCGTTGGGCTTGTCCTTGCCGTTGGGCTTGTCCTTGCCGTCGTGCTTGTCCTTGCCGTCGTGCTTGTCCTTGTCGTCGTGCTTGCGGTCCTCGCCGGCGGCGCCGTTACGGACCTCGACGTCCTTGAGGGTCAGGTCGCCGCCGTTGGCGACGCGGAAGATCCGGAAGCCCTCCTCGGCCTCCCGCTTGATCGTCGCGCCGTTGCCCTCGATGGTGATTTCCTGCTTGATCGTCGGCAGGCCCGCCTCGGACTTCTTGTCGTGCTGGTCGAGCTCGTAGGTGCAGTCCTTGGCCAGCTTCAGGGTGCCGCCGTCATCACGGTTGGCCAGGTCGAGGGCCTCGACGAGGGCGTCGTCGTCGCACTCCACCTCCCGCACGTCATCGCGGTCGTCCTTGTCCCTGCCCTTGTCGTCCTTGTCCTTGTCCTTGTGGTCCCGGCCCTTGTCGTCCTTGGCCTCGTCCTTGGCCTCGTCCTTGGCCTTGTCCTTGCCGTCGTCGCTGACCAGCTGGGAGGTCGACCACTTGACGTCGGTCAGCCGGTGCGAGCCGGTCACCCCGGTGGTGGCGTAGGCGACGCCCGCGAGGCTGACCGCTCCCGTGAGGCCAGCAACGCCGGTGACGAGCCAGAGCCGGCGCCGGCGGAACGGTGACGTCTTCTCGCCGGTCGCGTCATTGTTATTGCGAAGGTAGTTGGACATCAGAGCTCTCTGCCCTCTCCTTGTACCCAGACAAGGTCGCTTCGCCGTGGCGAGGCGGCCTTCGCTACAAATCGGTTGTAGCTGCTGAACCACACCGTATGAGAGTGTTCTTCACTATGAGGGCGAATCTGAAGAAACCCCACATTGGGTATAACCGACGCGGACGGCAGGAGCGGGGACACCATGACCGGCTCGGCATGACCGGTACGGAGAACGCGGCCGGTGGCGGAAAGCTCACGGACGCCACCGGCCCGCGACCGGTGGCGGAAAGCTCGCGGCGAAACCGGGGAGGGGCAACGGTGATGATCGGGCACGCCCGACGTAGCGCTGGGCAGGCAGGGCGTGGGAGGGCGAGAGACGCCGACGGGCCCCACCATCGGCGTCCTGACGACGAGATACGTCGCAGACGCCGGCGGTGGGGCCCGCCGTGGTCGTACCTGCGGGATCAGACGGGCAGGCGCGGACCCGCCTCACGCTGCTCGGCCAACCAGGTCTCCACCTCGTCCGCCGCGCGCGGCAGCCCGGCGGAGAGGTTGACCGCGCCGGTGGCGGTGACCAGGACGTCGTCCTCGATCCGCACGCCGATGCCACGCAGCTCCTCGGGAACCAGCTCGTCCTCGGGCTGGAAATAGAGCCCCGGCTCGACGGTGAGCACGTAGCCCTCACCCAGCGTGCCGTCCCGGTACATCTCCTTGCGGGCGTTGGCGCAGTCGTGCACGTCGATCCCGAGCATGTGCCCGAAGCCGTGCAGCGTCCAGCGGCGGTAGACCGTCGACTTCTCGTCCATCGCCTCGTCCACGCTCACCGGCAGCAGGCCCAGGTCGGCCAGGCCCTCGGCGAGCACCCGCATGCA
This genomic window contains:
- the pulA gene encoding pullulanase-type alpha-1,6-glucosidase; translation: MKPPPIPRKALLSLVCMLVVALVAVPVAVRQFDGAATGQAGTDPLAAAGAVQWSAEPSAEALLRAGTDDARAEQFYFVLPDRFANGDRRNDRGGLAGDRLSTGLDPADKGFYHGGDLEGVMDRLDYIQGLGTTAIWLAPVFKNRPVQARGDDVSAGYHGYWITDFTQVDPHFGTNEDLKRLVKLAHQRGIKVYLDVIVNHTADVIRYGESATYVDKATAPYRDAQGRAFEDRNYADGSRDFPPVNAQSFPYPPTFANPADAKVKVPAWLNDPTMYHNRGDSTFAGENSEYGDFFGLDDLWTERPEVVRGLTEVYSDWVVQTGVDGFRLDTVKHANLEFWPQFSQGVERAAARAGKPDFFMFGEVYSADPEITSTYVRRGGLPATLDFAFQEAARGYTAGDGSAKALADVYARDDLYNSRDTDAGRLTTFLGNHDMGRIGGFIANGGTDPASHLHRDRLAHELMFLTRGQPVVYSGDEQGFTGPGGDKDARQDMFASRTPDYLDDDLLGTDRTHAVDQYDPAHPLYRAIAELGRLRQAHPALRDGVQVTRYAADGPGVFAFSRIDPKQRTEYVVAVNNAATEQTVTVDTWSAGATFTGVYGGSAAPVAAADGKLTLTVPPLSAVVHRAGTPIALTDGAPSVTITTPAPDQPVATKAVVTAQVTGDPLATVTVAARVAGGRWTLLGSADRAPYTVHHDLAGLAAGTTIEYKAVVRDGKGRTATARSTATVGTPGQASSRDWVVVHYQRPAGDYPDWSLYAWGDIDPGYVTEWPTGQPFAGTDSYGRFAWVKLKPGAKSVGFLVVDKFGNKDVEQDRTIDVTQTGEVWVKQGDPTIHPSREAATGEPDPPVADGTAVIHYRRADGNYDGWGLHLWDGAANPTDWATPMPPTSVDSFGAVFRVPLAAGATGLSYIIHSGDEKDLPEDQRLDFADAGREVWLLAGVRGRLLPSTATGTGRDTDITRQRAHWIDRSTVAWPTGSTDGKAYALVAAPSGGVSVVDGELAGTYTSLPLRAQRNGLTEAQRAAFPHLWAYQSFTLDRRDLARVPAALRGQLLVTERDAEGELLAATGVQLPGVLDDLYARATDARLGPTFSGGVPTLSVWAPTARTVSLQLFDSPTGQPKTVAMSRDDRTGVWSVRGARNWVGKYYRYQVEVWQPAAQRVVTAAVTDPYSLALAPNSTHSQLVDLTDPKLAPPGWAKLRKPAAVPSTRAQISELSVRDFSIADTTVPAQRRGTYLAFTDPGTAGMKHLRSLGEAGVTHLHLLPAFDFATIPERRADQRQPACDLAALPPDSDEQQKCVAAVADTDGYNWGYDPLHYTVPEGGYAVDPAGAQRTTEFRQMVAGLNGAGLRVVMDVVYNHTSAAGTDPKSVLDQVVPGYYHRLLEDGTVANSTCCANTAPEHAMMGKLVVDSLVTWARAYKVDGFRFDLMGHHPKANIVAVRQALDKLTVARDGVDGKSILLYGEGWNFGEVANGARFVQATQANMAGTGIGTFNDRLRDAVRGGGPFDANPRQQGFASGLFTDPNGDPVNGSAADQRVRLLHQHDLIKVGLTGNLAGYRFTNAAGERVTGAQVDYNGSPAGYTAAPGEAVTYVDAHDNEILYDALAYKLPQDTSAADRSRMQVLALSTVVMGQGTGFVTTGTERLRSKSLDRNSYNSGDWFNQIRWDCAQGNGFGAGLPPAQDNQDKWSYARPLLADPALVPDCAAIDTTAARYAELLRIRASSPVFGLTTAEQVQRRVAFPVSGAAETPGVLTMTLDGRGLDPRWTSVTVVFNATAETATQRLTGLRGADVTLHPVLRTSADPVLRTASFDASTGTFTVPARSVAVFVQR